Part of the Quadrisphaera sp. DSM 44207 genome, ATCTGCGAGCGGGTGCAGGGCCCGGACGGCGAGGGGATCCAGGTGCGGGTGCACCCGGCGCTGCTCTCGCGCGACCACCCGCTGGCCGGAGTGCGCGGCGCCTTCAACGCCGTCTTCGTCAAGGCCGCCGCCGCGGGCCGGCTGATGTTCTACGGCCAGGGCGCCGGCGGCGTGCCGACCGCCAGCGCCGTCCTCGGGGACGTCGTCACGGTCGCCCGCCACCGGGTCGACTCCGGCCTCGGGCCCCGCGTGCTCGAGCACGCCGACCTGCCGGTGCGGCCCATGGGGCAGGCGCGCACGCGCTACCAGGTGCGCCTGGACGTCGCCGACCGCCCCGGGGTGCTGGCCGCCATCGCCCAGGTCTTCGCCGAGCACGGGGTCTCCATCGAGACGGTGCGCCAGAGCGCGCTTCCCGGCCCTCAGGCCGGGGGCGGAGCTGGCGACGGAGGCGGGGGCGCGGGCCGGACGGCGTCCCTGGTGGTGGTCACGCACACGGCCACGGACGCCGCGCTCGCGGCGACCGTGGCGGCGGTGGCGGAGGTCGACGCCGTGGCCGCGGTGGCCTCGGTGCTGCGCGTGGAGGGGGACTGACGTGGCGCACCTGTGGCGCGGGGTGGTCGAGGAGTACCGGGACCGGCTGCCGGTCGGCGCGGCGACGCCCGTGGTCACCCTGGGGGAGGGCGGCACCCCGCTCGTGCGGGCCTCGCACCTGTCGGACCTGACCGGCTGCGAGGTGTGGCTGAAGGTCGAGGGCTGCAACCCCACGGGCTCCTTCAAGGACCGCGGCATGACGATGGCGATCACCGCGGCGGCGGCTCAGGGCGCCCGCGCGGTCATCTGCGCGTCGACGGGCAACACCTCCGCCTCCGCCGCGGCGTACGCGACGGCCGCGGGCATGGCCTGCGGCGTCCTCGTGCCCGAGGGCAAGATCGCCATGGGCAAGCTGAGCCAGGCCGTCGCCCACGGCGCGACGCTGCTGCAGGTCGACGGGAACTTCGACGAGTGCCTCACCACGGCCCGCAAGATCGCCGAGGCGTACCCCGTCGAGCTCGTCAACTCCGTCAACCCCGCCCGCATCCAGGGGCAGAAGACGGCGGCGTTCGAGGTCGTCGACGCGCTCGGCGACGCCCCCGACGTCCACTGCCTGCCCGTGGGCAACGCCGGAAACATCACGGCGTACTGGAAGGGCTACACCGAGTACGAGGCCGACGGTCCGGCGACCCGGCGCCCGCGGATGTGGGGCTTCCAGGCCGCCGGCGCCGCGCCGATCGTGCTCGGCCACCCGGTCGACCAGCCCGACACCGTCGCCACCGCCATCCGCATCGGCAACCCCGCCTCGTGGCAGCAGGCGCTCGCCGCGCGCGAGGAGTCCGGCGGCACGATCGCCGCCGTCACCGACGAGGAGATCCTCGCCGCGCACCGGCTGCTCTCGGCGCACGACGGCGTCTTCGTCGAGCCCGCCTCCGCGGCCGGCGCGGCCGGGCTGCTGCAGCGGCACGCCGCCGGGGCGCTCGAGCCGGGCCAGCGGGTCGTCGTCACGGTGACCGGGCACGGGCTGAAGGACCCGCAGTGGGCGCTGCGCGGCGCCGACGGCGGGGAGGTGCTGCCGGTGCGCGTCGGCGTGGACGCCGTCTCCGCGGCCGCCGCCCTCGGCCTGGAGTGAGCGGCCCCTGGTGAGCGAGCGCAGCGCCCCGGCCGCGCGGGCGGGCCGCGTCGTCCTCGGGCGCCGCGTGCGCGTGCGGGTGCCCGGCTCCAGCGCGAACCTCGGGCCCGGCTACGACGCGCTCGGGCTCGCCCTCGGCGTCCACGACGAGGTGGCCGTCACCGCCGTCCCCGCCGAGCGCGGCGTGCGCGTGGCCGTCGAGGGCAGCGGCGCAGGGCGCGTCGGCGTCGGCGAGGACCACCTCGTCGTGCGCGCCCTGCGTGCCGCCCTGCGCTCGGCCGGCGCCGACCAGCCCGGGCTGGAGGTGGTGTGCCGCAACGGCGTCCCGCACGGGCGCGGCGTCGGGTCCTCGGCGGCGGCCGTCGTCGCCGGGGTCGCCGCGGCCGGTGCGCTGCTCGAGGTGCCGCTCGCGGACGACGTCCTGCTCGACGTCGCCTCGGCGCTCGAGGGCCACCCGGACAACGCCGCGGCGTCCCTGCTGGGCGGCCTGACCCTGGGCTGGCACGAGGCGCCGCCCTCGGCGACGGCGCACGGCGGCCGGTGGCGGGCGGTGCGCGTCGAGCCCTCCCCGCACCTCGGCGTGCTGCTGTGCGTGCCCGGCGACGAGCTGTCCACCGCGCGGGCGCGCGCGATGCTGCCGCTGCAGGTGCCGCACGCGGACGCCGCGCACACCGCCGGGCGCGCCGCCCTGCTCGTCGAGGCGGTCACGCGGCGCCCCGACCTGCTGCTGCCCGCCACCGAGGACCGCCTGCACCAGCAGCAGCGCGCCGCCGCCATGCCCGGCAGCTGGGCGCTGCTGATGGCGCTGCGCGCGGCCGGCCACGCCGCCGTCGTCTCCGGCGCGGGCCCCTCGGTGCTCGTCCTGTGCCCGGACGACGCCTGCGCGGGCGCCGCGGCGCGGCTGGCGGCGGCCACCGGCGGCTGGCGGGTGCTGCGTCCCGGCA contains:
- the thrC gene encoding threonine synthase, translated to MAHLWRGVVEEYRDRLPVGAATPVVTLGEGGTPLVRASHLSDLTGCEVWLKVEGCNPTGSFKDRGMTMAITAAAAQGARAVICASTGNTSASAAAYATAAGMACGVLVPEGKIAMGKLSQAVAHGATLLQVDGNFDECLTTARKIAEAYPVELVNSVNPARIQGQKTAAFEVVDALGDAPDVHCLPVGNAGNITAYWKGYTEYEADGPATRRPRMWGFQAAGAAPIVLGHPVDQPDTVATAIRIGNPASWQQALAAREESGGTIAAVTDEEILAAHRLLSAHDGVFVEPASAAGAAGLLQRHAAGALEPGQRVVVTVTGHGLKDPQWALRGADGGEVLPVRVGVDAVSAAAALGLE
- the thrB gene encoding homoserine kinase — encoded protein: MSERSAPAARAGRVVLGRRVRVRVPGSSANLGPGYDALGLALGVHDEVAVTAVPAERGVRVAVEGSGAGRVGVGEDHLVVRALRAALRSAGADQPGLEVVCRNGVPHGRGVGSSAAAVVAGVAAAGALLEVPLADDVLLDVASALEGHPDNAAASLLGGLTLGWHEAPPSATAHGGRWRAVRVEPSPHLGVLLCVPGDELSTARARAMLPLQVPHADAAHTAGRAALLVEAVTRRPDLLLPATEDRLHQQQRAAAMPGSWALLMALRAAGHAAVVSGAGPSVLVLCPDDACAGAAARLAAATGGWRVLRPGIARTGAVVEELAGGPGAADG